In Fusarium oxysporum Fo47 chromosome VII, complete sequence, the following proteins share a genomic window:
- a CDS encoding uncharacterized protein (of unknown function-domain containing protein) produces the protein MEPFVYLPEYPFIFCRKCKIGFVTSEVPRHLKAKHSEISRQKIKSIKKEVAAIQGIARNQTELKDWEPPPPTIQPNPHIQPPQQGKLGCNECPYVVGEVRRMQEHCRIRHGWVNDWKKGGDVRYRAQQARQPCPWRTGVQCQQVCHWGHGKRWFEVGRHSGIEKETRARRPQQEEAEEGDELKSRAEFLNKIQQEDRDQFESEANARIQAASDKWEAERWLNRCGWPRYLEGVERDEIRALLQPIGDDEPVLQRMWEIFERVLDEAYTATSRCFPGTAELFEIERREASITTDKPFQGLMEPDSWERYKAWWKTLMSIWKRLESWHDGREGGRSDNNSNHSDDSSGYGVSETDRSDHSSARGQRPGRQSRAGSR, from the coding sequence ATGGAGCCATTTGTTTATTTGCCCGAGTATCCATTTATATTTTGCCGCAAATGCAAAATCGGATTTGTTACGAGCGAGGTTCCGCGTCATTTAAAAGCCAAGCATAGCGAGATATCCCGTCAGAAGATAAAAAGCATTAAGAAGGAAGTCGCAGCCATCCAAGGCATAGCCAGAAACCAGACCGAATTAAAAGATTGGGAGCCGCCGCCGCCGACCATCCAGCCAAACCCGCATATTCAGCCCCCGCAGCAAGGCAAGTTAGGTTGCAACGAATGTCCATATGTGGTCGGGGAGGTGCGCAGGATGCAGGAACATTGCCGCATCAGGCACGGTTGGGTAAATGATTGGAAGAAGGGTGGAGACGTCCGATACCGAGCCCAACAGGCACGTCAACCGTGCCCGTGGAGGACCGGTGTGCAATGCCAACAGGTGTGCCATTGGGGGCACGGTAAGCGATGGTTCGAGGTCGGCCGTCACAGTGGCATAGAGAAGGAGACGAGGGCGAGGAGGCCACAGCaagaggaggcagaagaagggGACGAGTTGAAGAGCAGGGCCGAGTTTTTGAACAAGATCCAGCAGGAAGATAGGGATCAGTTCGAGAGCGAGGCCAATGCAAGAATCCAGGCCGCCAGCGACAAGTGGGAAGCCGAGCGTTGGTTGAACCGGTGCGGTTGGCCGCGTTATTTGGAAGGGGTTGAGCGTGATGAGATAAGGGCATTATTGCAGCCGATCGGTGACGACGAACCAGTGTTGCAGCGTATGTGGGAGATATTCGAGCGGGTTTTAGACGAGGCATATACCGCCACAAGTCGGTGTTTTCCCGGTACAGCCGAGTTGTTTGAGATTGAGCGCAGGGAGGCATCCATCACGACGGACAAGCCGTTTCAGGGATTAATGGAGCCGGATTCGTGGGAGCGATACAAGGCGTGGTGGAAAACGTTGATGTCGATTTGGAAGCGGTTGGAGTCGTGGCATGATGGCCGTGAGGGCGGCCGGAGTGACAATAACAGCAACCATAGCGACGACAGCAGCGGTTACGGCGTCAGCGAGACAGACCGTAGTGACCACAGTTCAGCCCGAGGCCAGCGGCCTGGCCGCCAGTCCCGGGCGGGTTCACGCTGA